One stretch of Chitinophaga pendula DNA includes these proteins:
- a CDS encoding SusC/RagA family TonB-linked outer membrane protein, which translates to MRTQLRKIVKWCSLGLIALCWTSSIQAQSKAQVNGMVTAENGEPISGVTITVTAGTAKETPAFFSDDKGAFTITGLVTGNKYHFTFSHVGYQQQQIRNFEVKTGVNNGLLIRMKEVLSGLNEIVVIGYGAVKKRDLTGAVSSIKSDKIVEVAAADVTQVLQGRASGVVVQTQSWKPGSMAEVRIRGNRSIKGDNAPLYVVDGVPFVDAINMISPNDIESIEILKDASATAIYGNRGANGVVLITTKKGRKGKTIVEFNSYYGIQKYQPLPELMNAAEFVAYSREAQRNALGGTYDGKPNKELDFKNEQLVATPYMYKNMQRAWESGTYDPSKLQSTDWLSYGLRDGVIQDHQVSVRGGSEPTRFLLSADYFNNKGVVKDQDFTRYSIRLNAEHDIAKFIRIGTQMNYSNSNQNAGWSDVFDGYGLKSFNPLASPYEEDGTTLAMFPTNNTRTPNPVTNFGKTKRVRKQDRLLGNYFMEVDLARALKFRTNLALDYRAWRNYDFNGENTASAGGFAPSSAANGTDRRFMYTLENILSYNNTIGRDHSIYATLLQSIQSEKIESANISVKELPYDEQQYYNVGSALTINGVSSRLSRWALASFMGRLNYGYKGKYLATVSARYDGSSRLATGRKWVVFPSVALAWRAKSEHFLKDVSAINDLKFRVGWGRTGNSGIDPYKTWGKLNTIRYVFGETSALGFTPIEMINPFLTWETTEAYNAGVDISLLDGRISGSIEAYVQNTYNLLLDRQLPTASGFSTILSNVGKTRNRGIELSLNTINMRTRDFEWRSDWILSVNKQEILELYNGKKDDIGANWFIGQPVNVFYDLGFNGIWQNTPEDKAEMAKYNANGATFKPGDIRPLDRNGDYKIDANDRYIIGQRDPKWTASWAHNFKYKNFDASLFLVGMFGQTINHDLDMRFDGRYNQPKLNYWTPDNASNQYPRPLLGTAGLNYLSTLNYYNGSFVRVKNITVGYSLPKQLLRRAFLERCRIYASVQNPFLFTKFPGTDPEGATGFDEPSVVTYLLGVNLSF; encoded by the coding sequence ATGAGAACACAACTACGAAAGATTGTCAAATGGTGCAGCCTGGGGTTAATAGCCCTATGCTGGACTTCCTCCATCCAGGCACAGTCAAAAGCTCAGGTGAATGGCATGGTGACAGCCGAAAATGGTGAGCCCATCAGTGGCGTAACCATCACCGTTACAGCCGGTACGGCTAAAGAAACACCTGCTTTCTTTAGCGATGATAAAGGTGCCTTTACGATAACAGGCCTTGTTACTGGCAACAAATATCATTTCACCTTCTCCCATGTCGGCTATCAGCAACAGCAGATACGGAACTTCGAAGTAAAAACAGGCGTCAACAACGGACTACTGATCCGAATGAAAGAAGTGCTGTCAGGTCTGAACGAGATCGTCGTTATCGGCTATGGCGCTGTAAAAAAGCGGGATCTCACCGGTGCCGTCAGCTCTATAAAGTCAGACAAGATCGTCGAAGTAGCCGCCGCTGATGTCACACAGGTGCTGCAAGGCCGCGCCTCCGGCGTAGTCGTACAGACTCAATCCTGGAAGCCGGGCAGCATGGCCGAAGTACGCATCCGTGGTAATCGCTCCATCAAAGGCGACAATGCCCCACTGTATGTAGTAGATGGCGTTCCTTTCGTAGATGCGATCAACATGATCAGCCCGAACGATATTGAATCTATCGAGATATTGAAGGACGCATCCGCCACCGCTATCTATGGTAATCGTGGCGCCAATGGGGTGGTACTTATCACTACTAAAAAGGGCAGAAAGGGAAAAACCATCGTAGAGTTCAATAGCTACTATGGCATCCAAAAATATCAACCCCTACCGGAGTTGATGAACGCCGCCGAATTCGTAGCATACTCCCGCGAAGCACAACGCAATGCACTGGGTGGCACCTATGACGGTAAACCAAACAAAGAACTGGACTTTAAGAACGAACAACTGGTCGCCACTCCCTACATGTATAAGAACATGCAACGGGCCTGGGAAAGCGGTACCTACGATCCTTCCAAATTGCAAAGCACCGACTGGCTGAGCTATGGTCTCCGCGACGGCGTAATACAGGACCACCAGGTAAGTGTACGCGGCGGCAGCGAGCCTACCCGCTTCCTGCTGTCAGCCGATTATTTTAATAACAAAGGTGTAGTGAAAGACCAGGACTTTACCCGCTATTCTATACGGTTGAATGCCGAACATGACATCGCAAAATTCATCCGTATCGGTACGCAGATGAACTATTCCAACTCCAACCAGAATGCCGGCTGGTCCGATGTATTCGACGGGTATGGCCTGAAAAGTTTTAACCCGCTGGCATCACCTTACGAAGAAGATGGTACCACGCTGGCCATGTTCCCGACCAACAATACCCGTACCCCAAATCCCGTTACCAACTTCGGTAAGACGAAAAGAGTACGGAAACAGGATCGCTTACTTGGCAACTATTTCATGGAGGTAGACCTTGCCCGTGCACTGAAGTTCCGTACCAACCTGGCACTGGACTACCGCGCATGGCGGAACTATGATTTCAACGGAGAGAATACTGCCAGCGCAGGTGGCTTCGCACCTTCTTCTGCCGCCAACGGCACAGACCGGAGGTTTATGTACACACTTGAAAACATCCTCAGTTATAATAACACCATAGGCCGCGATCATTCCATCTATGCTACGCTGCTGCAATCTATACAGTCCGAAAAAATAGAATCTGCCAATATCTCCGTGAAAGAACTGCCTTACGACGAACAACAATATTACAATGTCGGAAGTGCCCTCACTATTAACGGTGTCAGCAGCAGGCTGTCCCGGTGGGCCCTGGCCTCCTTTATGGGACGATTAAACTATGGCTATAAAGGGAAATACCTGGCCACCGTTTCTGCCCGTTATGATGGCTCCTCCCGCCTCGCAACCGGCAGAAAATGGGTAGTCTTCCCTTCCGTAGCACTCGCCTGGCGCGCAAAAAGCGAGCATTTCCTGAAAGATGTCTCCGCCATCAACGACCTGAAATTCCGCGTCGGCTGGGGACGTACCGGCAACTCCGGCATAGACCCTTACAAAACATGGGGTAAACTCAATACCATCCGTTATGTATTCGGCGAAACATCTGCCCTTGGTTTTACTCCCATCGAAATGATCAACCCCTTCCTCACCTGGGAAACAACCGAAGCATACAACGCTGGTGTCGACATCAGCCTGTTGGATGGTCGTATCTCAGGAAGTATCGAAGCCTATGTACAAAACACCTATAACCTGTTGCTGGATCGCCAGCTCCCTACCGCTTCCGGCTTCTCCACCATCTTATCCAATGTGGGTAAAACGCGCAACAGAGGTATTGAGCTGAGCCTCAATACCATCAATATGCGCACCCGGGATTTTGAATGGCGTTCCGATTGGATACTCAGTGTCAACAAACAAGAGATCCTGGAACTATATAATGGTAAAAAAGATGACATTGGCGCCAACTGGTTCATCGGCCAACCGGTGAATGTATTTTACGACCTGGGCTTTAATGGCATCTGGCAGAACACTCCAGAGGATAAAGCCGAGATGGCAAAGTATAACGCCAACGGCGCTACCTTCAAACCGGGAGATATCCGCCCGCTGGATCGTAACGGCGACTATAAGATCGATGCCAATGACCGATACATTATCGGGCAACGGGACCCCAAATGGACTGCCAGCTGGGCACACAACTTTAAGTACAAAAACTTCGATGCCTCCCTATTCCTGGTAGGTATGTTCGGGCAGACTATCAACCATGATCTCGACATGCGATTTGATGGTCGTTACAATCAGCCTAAACTGAACTACTGGACACCCGACAACGCCAGCAATCAATATCCTCGTCCGCTGCTGGGTACCGCAGGTCTTAACTATCTCAGCACCCTCAATTACTACAACGGATCATTCGTGCGGGTAAAGAATATCACGGTAGGTTATTCCCTGCCAAAACAGCTGTTACGAAGGGCATTCCTGGAAAGATGCCGCATCTATGCCAGCGTACAGAATCCTTTCCTGTTCACCAAATTCCCCGGTACAGACCCTGAAGGCGCCACCGGCTTCGATGAACCAAGTGTGGTAACATATCTCCTGGGTGTGAACCTTTCTTTTTAA
- a CDS encoding FecR family protein, with the protein MIAHYKKSIEKVWKETLTATEKLDFLDQLLRDEAAWKNALRQEFDQDVDTGKTYLSADQSTALLQRLYERMQVNDIHTPQPANKKVFFLSRHVKWWGAAAAAAVAGILFLLYAQPPASKTRVPSIAQVKIDTPAAKQIQRYTNNQATRQTITLEDSSIVILAKGSAITYYKGFPNNKREIRLSGQAWFQVAANSDKPFTVYTANIATTALGTRFMVNTKKEQQVLVQLFEGKVVVRSATQQWTMKNIYLQPGEECRIDPLHKEYQVRPFTKQSNITNLTNTGATLADNNGNLQFTQTPLPKVLTQLGQRYQVHFRYETAAINKEQVTGSFPASDSLETTLSILRTLNKLSFNKNGDTITVSKQ; encoded by the coding sequence ATGATAGCGCATTACAAAAAGTCCATCGAAAAAGTCTGGAAAGAGACACTCACCGCCACCGAGAAACTAGATTTCCTCGATCAGCTGCTGCGTGACGAAGCAGCATGGAAAAACGCATTAAGGCAGGAATTCGACCAAGATGTGGATACAGGAAAAACATATCTCTCCGCCGATCAGTCAACGGCCTTACTACAGCGACTCTACGAAAGAATGCAGGTGAACGATATACACACACCACAACCTGCGAACAAAAAAGTCTTCTTCCTCTCCCGTCACGTAAAATGGTGGGGAGCCGCAGCAGCAGCAGCAGTCGCAGGAATACTCTTCCTGTTATATGCACAACCACCCGCTTCAAAGACCCGGGTACCATCAATAGCACAAGTAAAGATCGATACGCCCGCCGCCAAACAAATACAACGATATACCAACAACCAGGCTACCCGGCAAACCATCACACTGGAAGACAGTTCCATAGTAATACTGGCCAAAGGCAGCGCGATTACCTATTACAAGGGATTCCCAAACAATAAAAGAGAAATACGCCTATCAGGACAAGCCTGGTTCCAGGTAGCCGCCAACAGCGACAAACCATTTACCGTCTATACCGCCAATATAGCAACTACCGCATTAGGTACCCGGTTCATGGTCAATACAAAAAAAGAACAGCAGGTACTTGTACAACTGTTTGAAGGAAAAGTAGTAGTGCGATCTGCTACACAGCAGTGGACAATGAAAAATATTTACCTCCAGCCGGGAGAAGAATGCCGCATCGATCCTTTACATAAAGAATACCAGGTACGCCCATTCACAAAACAGTCTAATATCACCAATCTGACCAATACAGGCGCTACACTTGCAGATAATAATGGCAACCTGCAATTTACACAGACACCACTACCAAAAGTATTAACACAACTGGGACAACGCTATCAGGTACATTTCCGATACGAAACTGCAGCAATCAATAAAGAACAGGTAACCGGATCATTCCCGGCCTCCGATTCCCTGGAGACCACCTTGTCAATACTCCGGACCTTAAATAAACTGTCGTTTAACAAAAACGGGGACACGATCACAGTCAGCAAACAATAA
- a CDS encoding RNA polymerase sigma factor, translating into MMESQPGTEQDNTLAYLELFDALYHRFHQAVYANISRIVREPALAEDISQEVFLALWENRHRLDMQQAGGWLFVVSYNKAMTCLKKKIKDNNLLIPEHTLPEDILPEEPIDEQLYQLRLSLVEEAIGHLPPRKKEVFQLCRFHGKSYEEVAEQLGISAVSVKDYLKQSTQFIRQYISNHTNHMEVSGLLLLLLYLDHIC; encoded by the coding sequence ATGATGGAAAGCCAACCAGGTACGGAACAGGACAACACTTTGGCTTATCTGGAACTATTTGATGCACTTTATCACCGGTTCCATCAGGCTGTATATGCCAATATCAGCCGCATCGTCCGCGAACCTGCACTGGCGGAAGATATTTCGCAGGAAGTTTTCCTGGCCCTCTGGGAAAACCGCCACCGCCTCGATATGCAACAGGCAGGCGGATGGCTGTTCGTAGTTAGCTACAATAAGGCAATGACCTGCCTCAAGAAGAAAATCAAAGACAACAACCTGCTCATCCCCGAACATACCCTCCCAGAAGATATCCTCCCAGAGGAACCCATCGATGAGCAACTGTATCAACTGCGCCTCTCCCTGGTAGAAGAAGCCATCGGACATCTCCCTCCGCGCAAAAAAGAAGTATTCCAACTTTGTCGCTTCCATGGCAAATCATACGAGGAAGTGGCCGAACAATTAGGCATCTCCGCAGTCTCCGTAAAAGACTATCTCAAACAATCCACCCAGTTCATCCGCCAGTACATCAGCAACCATACCAACCATATGGAAGTCTCTGGTCTTCTCCTGCTCCTCCTATACCTCGATCATATCTGCTGA
- the recJ gene encoding single-stranded-DNA-specific exonuclease RecJ encodes MMQKRWTVRSYQPKQEQSLQAALKVHPLLCRLLVQRGIDTFESARQYFRPSIDDLHDPWLMKDMEKATTRIEQAIFHREKILIYGDYDVDGTTAVATVYAFLHDIYTNIEFYVPHRYREGYGISMQGIEYARDNDFSLVIALDCGIKSADYIALAKEMGIDFIVCDHHLPDAILPPAVAILNPKQYDCPYPYKELSGCGIGFKLICALAQKKGIPIQQAYRFLDLVATSIAADIVPMTGENRVLAFHGLVKVNESPLPGIKALIELSALKEKLTISNLVFVIAPRVNAAGRMDDARKAVNLFIENNPDKAREIAEVLHADNFDRKEIDSTITQEAVAIIQNDTTLAYRKSTVLFQPHWHKGVVGIVASRLIDKYYYRPTIILTQSNDKVAGSARSVMGFNVYEAIHQCKDLLENYGGHFYAAGMTLKPENVPAFQQMFEQVVATTIDPELLIPEIVIDTEISLADITPAFFNILKQFEPLGPDNLRPVFLARNLVDSGYSRIVKEEHIKFSVRQYTRNTTAAFSGIGFYMADKFPIMADKQPFDMVFTVDENEWNGQVSLQLKVIDIRPADHRK; translated from the coding sequence ATGATGCAGAAACGTTGGACAGTAAGATCTTATCAACCAAAACAGGAACAATCACTCCAGGCCGCTCTTAAGGTCCACCCTCTGCTGTGCAGACTGCTGGTACAAAGAGGTATCGACACCTTCGAATCCGCCCGCCAGTATTTCCGCCCTTCCATCGATGACCTCCATGACCCCTGGCTCATGAAGGATATGGAAAAAGCCACCACCCGCATAGAACAAGCGATCTTTCATAGAGAAAAGATCCTCATCTATGGCGACTACGACGTCGATGGCACCACCGCTGTCGCCACCGTATATGCCTTCCTGCATGATATCTATACTAACATAGAATTCTATGTGCCCCATCGATACCGCGAAGGATATGGCATATCCATGCAAGGCATCGAATACGCCCGCGACAACGACTTTTCCCTCGTCATCGCCCTCGACTGTGGAATCAAATCCGCTGATTATATCGCATTGGCCAAAGAAATGGGGATCGATTTCATCGTCTGTGATCATCACCTGCCCGATGCCATCCTCCCCCCTGCCGTCGCCATACTCAACCCCAAACAATATGATTGCCCGTACCCTTATAAAGAACTGAGTGGCTGCGGCATCGGCTTTAAACTGATCTGCGCCCTCGCGCAAAAAAAGGGAATACCCATCCAGCAAGCATATCGCTTCCTCGATCTCGTCGCCACCAGCATTGCCGCCGATATCGTTCCCATGACAGGAGAAAACAGGGTACTGGCATTCCATGGCCTCGTAAAGGTCAACGAAAGCCCCTTACCCGGCATCAAAGCCCTTATCGAACTGAGCGCACTCAAAGAGAAACTTACCATCTCCAACCTGGTATTCGTTATTGCCCCTCGCGTCAACGCTGCCGGCCGCATGGACGATGCCCGCAAAGCAGTCAACCTCTTCATCGAGAACAACCCCGACAAAGCTCGTGAAATAGCCGAAGTACTCCACGCAGACAACTTCGACCGCAAAGAAATCGACAGTACCATCACCCAGGAAGCCGTCGCTATCATACAAAACGATACGACCCTCGCCTATCGCAAATCCACCGTCCTCTTTCAACCACACTGGCATAAAGGTGTCGTAGGCATCGTCGCCTCCCGCCTCATCGATAAGTATTATTACCGCCCTACCATCATCCTTACGCAAAGCAATGATAAAGTAGCCGGCTCCGCCCGCTCCGTTATGGGGTTTAATGTATATGAAGCCATCCACCAGTGTAAAGATCTCCTCGAAAACTATGGCGGACACTTCTATGCTGCCGGCATGACCCTCAAACCGGAAAATGTACCAGCCTTTCAGCAGATGTTCGAACAAGTGGTTGCCACCACCATTGATCCCGAACTCCTCATCCCCGAGATCGTCATCGACACCGAGATCTCCCTGGCCGATATCACCCCAGCTTTCTTCAATATCCTCAAACAGTTCGAACCACTAGGCCCCGACAACCTCCGGCCCGTTTTCCTGGCACGCAACCTCGTCGATAGCGGATACTCCCGTATCGTTAAAGAAGAACATATCAAATTCTCCGTACGCCAGTACACACGCAATACCACCGCCGCCTTTTCAGGAATAGGCTTCTATATGGCCGACAAATTCCCCATTATGGCAGACAAACAACCTTTCGATATGGTATTTACGGTCGATGAAAACGAATGGAACGGACAAGTATCCCTTCAGCTGAAAGTGATCGACATCCGCCCCGCCGACCACAGAAAATAA
- a CDS encoding polyprenyl synthetase family protein, with the protein MDEIKHLISKELHDFENKFSDSVKSHVPLLDRIMHYIVKRKGKQIRPMFVLLSAKLFNNNIEESTYRAAALVELLHTATLVHDDVVDDANERRGMFSINALWKNKIAVLVGDYLLSKGLLLSLNNNDFKSLQILSEAVKEMSEGELLQIEKTRKLNIKEDIYFEIIRRKTASLLASACAAGAWSTSNDEQVTEQMRLFGEKVGVAFQIKDDLFDYGSDKIGKPTGIDIREKKLTLPLIYTLQHADPETRRRIIYIVKNQNTDKQKVNEVIELVKKSGGIAYTQEKMFQYRDEAMNILHQFPENEFRNGLESLVRFTTDRTF; encoded by the coding sequence ATGGACGAAATTAAGCATCTGATCAGTAAGGAATTACACGATTTCGAAAACAAATTCTCAGACTCGGTAAAAAGTCATGTCCCGCTCCTGGACCGGATCATGCACTATATTGTTAAGCGTAAAGGCAAGCAAATCAGACCAATGTTCGTCTTGCTCTCCGCCAAGCTATTCAATAATAATATTGAAGAAAGTACCTACCGGGCCGCTGCACTCGTAGAATTACTCCATACGGCCACCCTCGTCCATGACGACGTAGTAGACGATGCCAACGAACGCCGTGGCATGTTTTCCATCAACGCCCTCTGGAAAAATAAGATCGCCGTCCTCGTCGGCGACTACCTCCTCTCCAAAGGCCTCCTCCTCTCCCTCAACAACAACGACTTCAAAAGCCTCCAAATACTTTCCGAAGCCGTCAAGGAAATGAGTGAAGGAGAACTCCTCCAAATAGAAAAAACACGGAAACTCAATATAAAAGAAGACATTTACTTCGAGATCATCCGCCGTAAAACAGCCTCCCTCCTCGCCTCCGCCTGTGCCGCAGGCGCCTGGAGCACCAGCAACGACGAACAAGTCACCGAACAAATGCGCCTCTTCGGCGAAAAAGTCGGCGTTGCCTTCCAGATCAAAGACGACCTCTTCGATTATGGCTCCGATAAAATAGGCAAACCTACCGGCATCGACATCCGGGAAAAAAAACTCACACTCCCCCTCATCTATACCCTCCAACATGCCGACCCGGAAACCAGAAGACGTATTATATATATTGTCAAAAACCAGAACACCGACAAACAAAAGGTTAACGAGGTCATCGAACTGGTTAAAAAATCCGGAGGGATAGCGTATACACAGGAAAAAATGTTTCAGTACCGCGACGAAGCCATGAACATCCTCCACCAATTCCCGGAAAATGAATTCCGGAACGGCCTGGAATCGCTCGTACGCTTCACCACGGACAGAACCTTCTAA
- a CDS encoding OmpA family protein: MASKKYLLLAGAMSLLAASSGFAQVQPNYDALDSSKVPASRLAQHNNFINHQYDYPAKPRSMWELGLHGGLHFIAGDVSARPGYGGGISLRKALGHTISLRAEYTGSIDKGLHYELVPVNLNGSNAWAATAARNGGKIVPNYKTQTHQLSIDFIASLSNILFYKSQPKVNWYILAGYSLGLIDVDVDALGANGQGYDYSGINFSGKRKDIRDQLKNLYDGDYEQNAPNQGNRISIGRRDGNQLLRHGANVGTGVAFRVSKRFNIGVEQKLITYFDDYLDGYTKGAFDNSKDFMSYTSVRLNFNLGNPAKRVEPLWWVNPLDFAYNELSSPRHMKLPTPVLPDADGDGVTDQFDREPNTPAGAPVDVNGVAKDTDGDGVPDYKDKQLITPTYCQPVDADGVGKCPDPECCKNIAPKATCSSLVLPSASFKGSSVKVSKDMEAVLSSVANTLRSNPECNVLVTGHAGAKGKKGGVDLSSRRVDAVIDYLADKQGIDRGRFIKQNTPGESNTVDLAPAN; encoded by the coding sequence ATGGCAAGCAAAAAGTACTTATTACTGGCAGGCGCTATGAGTTTACTAGCGGCGTCTTCTGGTTTTGCACAGGTTCAGCCTAACTACGATGCCCTGGATTCATCCAAAGTTCCGGCATCAAGATTGGCCCAACACAATAACTTCATCAACCACCAGTATGATTATCCTGCTAAGCCCAGGAGCATGTGGGAGCTTGGTCTTCACGGTGGTCTTCACTTTATCGCTGGTGATGTATCTGCTCGTCCCGGATATGGTGGTGGTATCTCCTTGAGAAAAGCACTGGGTCATACGATCTCTTTGAGAGCTGAGTATACCGGATCTATAGATAAGGGTCTGCACTATGAATTGGTACCCGTGAATTTGAACGGTTCTAATGCCTGGGCTGCTACTGCTGCTCGTAATGGTGGTAAGATTGTTCCTAACTACAAGACACAGACACACCAACTGTCTATCGACTTCATCGCTTCCCTGAGCAACATCCTGTTCTACAAATCTCAGCCTAAAGTTAACTGGTATATCTTAGCTGGTTATAGCCTGGGTCTGATCGATGTAGATGTGGACGCTTTGGGTGCTAACGGTCAAGGTTACGATTACTCTGGTATCAACTTCAGCGGTAAACGTAAAGACATCCGTGATCAACTGAAAAACCTGTACGATGGTGATTATGAGCAGAATGCTCCTAACCAAGGTAACAGGATTTCTATCGGTCGTCGCGATGGTAACCAACTGCTCCGTCATGGTGCTAACGTTGGTACTGGTGTTGCTTTCCGCGTATCTAAGCGTTTCAACATCGGTGTTGAGCAGAAATTGATCACTTACTTTGATGATTATCTGGACGGTTATACCAAAGGTGCTTTCGACAACTCTAAAGACTTCATGTCTTACACTAGCGTTCGTCTGAACTTCAACCTGGGTAACCCTGCTAAACGCGTAGAGCCACTGTGGTGGGTAAATCCGCTGGATTTCGCTTACAACGAGCTGAGCTCTCCCCGTCACATGAAACTGCCTACTCCCGTTCTGCCTGATGCTGACGGAGACGGTGTAACTGATCAGTTCGATCGTGAGCCTAACACTCCTGCAGGTGCTCCTGTTGACGTGAACGGTGTTGCTAAAGATACTGATGGTGACGGTGTTCCTGACTACAAAGACAAACAGCTGATCACTCCGACTTACTGCCAGCCAGTTGACGCTGATGGTGTTGGTAAATGCCCAGATCCTGAGTGCTGCAAGAACATCGCTCCTAAAGCTACTTGTTCTTCCCTGGTACTGCCTAGCGCATCTTTCAAAGGTAGCTCTGTGAAAGTATCTAAAGATATGGAAGCCGTACTGTCTAGCGTAGCTAACACACTGAGAAGCAACCCTGAATGTAATGTTCTGGTTACTGGCCACGCTGGTGCTAAAGGTAAAAAAGGTGGTGTTGACCTGAGCAGCAGAAGAGTTGACGCAGTGATTGACTACCTGGCTGACAAGCAAGGTATCGACCGCGGTCGCTTCATCAAACAAAACACTCCTGGTGAGTCTAACACTGTAGATTTAGCTCCTGCTAACTAA
- a CDS encoding KUP/HAK/KT family potassium transporter — MRIDINKVSLAGLVVALGIIYGDIGTSPLYVFKAIVGGNPVSDLLVIGGISCIIWTLTLQTTIKYVILTLRADNKGEGGIFSLYALVRRHAKWTVIFGMIGGAALLADGIITPPITVTSAIEGLRTLEVFKDLSQWTIVKIVLTIITGLFVMQQFGTVSIGKMFGPIMVIWFSMLGILGLSHIADDLSVLKAFSPHYAIELLTTYPKGFLILGAVFLCTTGAEALYSDLGHCGKSNIRISWIFVKACLILNYLGQGAWLLTQRGQILPKDQNPFFTIMPEWFVIFGVLIATMASIIASQALISGSFTLISEAMRMNLWPKLRINYPTEMRGQLYIPGLNIMLFVGCLAIVLIFQESSAMEAAYGLSITICMLMTSCLFAFYLYTRRVRLVWILLYLAVYLTIEFSFLFANLVKFMHGGYVTVVVAGGLFVVMLVWFKSRKIKNRYVEFVRLEDYLPILQELSNDTTIPKYATHLVYMSSADNPKEIEHKIIYSILNKKPKRADIYWFVHVDVVDEPYLSEYSVQTIIPNEVIRVEFRLGFKVEQRINLMFRMVVEDMVRNKEVNIVSRYESLSKNNVVGDFQFIVMEKFLSHDNDLPLYERMVMRSYFWLKKVSLSEERGFGLDSSYVTIEKYPLVVAPVTNLQLKRIIH; from the coding sequence GTGAGAATAGATATCAACAAGGTGAGCTTGGCCGGTCTGGTAGTAGCCCTTGGTATTATTTACGGTGACATTGGCACCTCTCCATTATATGTGTTCAAAGCTATTGTTGGCGGTAACCCGGTCAGTGACCTGTTGGTCATCGGGGGTATATCCTGCATTATCTGGACACTTACTTTACAGACAACCATCAAATATGTGATCTTAACCTTACGGGCAGATAACAAGGGGGAAGGAGGCATCTTTTCCCTTTATGCATTGGTAAGGAGACATGCCAAATGGACGGTGATATTTGGTATGATCGGAGGAGCCGCTTTGCTGGCAGACGGGATCATTACGCCACCTATTACCGTTACCTCAGCGATAGAGGGGTTGCGTACACTGGAAGTATTTAAGGACCTGTCTCAATGGACGATCGTGAAGATCGTACTGACGATCATCACCGGATTGTTTGTGATGCAGCAGTTCGGGACCGTGTCTATCGGGAAGATGTTTGGACCTATTATGGTGATCTGGTTTTCCATGCTGGGTATACTGGGGCTTTCGCATATTGCGGATGACCTGAGTGTATTGAAGGCATTCAGCCCGCATTACGCCATTGAATTGTTAACGACCTATCCTAAAGGATTTTTGATACTGGGAGCTGTATTCCTTTGTACTACGGGGGCAGAGGCCTTGTACTCGGACCTGGGGCACTGTGGGAAGAGCAATATCCGTATCTCCTGGATCTTTGTGAAGGCCTGTCTGATCCTGAATTACCTGGGACAGGGCGCCTGGCTGCTGACGCAGCGGGGACAGATCTTACCCAAAGACCAGAACCCCTTCTTCACCATTATGCCGGAGTGGTTTGTCATCTTTGGCGTGTTGATCGCCACGATGGCGTCTATTATCGCCAGCCAGGCATTGATATCCGGATCGTTTACGCTGATCTCGGAAGCTATGCGGATGAACCTGTGGCCAAAATTACGCATCAATTACCCTACAGAAATGCGGGGACAGTTGTATATACCGGGGCTTAATATCATGCTGTTCGTAGGCTGTCTGGCCATTGTGCTGATATTCCAGGAGTCCAGTGCCATGGAAGCAGCATATGGTCTGTCCATTACGATCTGTATGCTGATGACTTCCTGCCTGTTTGCTTTTTACCTGTATACGAGGAGGGTACGGCTGGTCTGGATCTTACTTTACCTGGCGGTATACCTGACGATAGAGTTCTCTTTCCTGTTTGCCAACCTGGTGAAATTCATGCACGGCGGTTATGTGACAGTGGTAGTAGCGGGTGGTTTGTTTGTGGTGATGCTGGTGTGGTTTAAGTCGAGGAAGATCAAAAACCGCTATGTGGAATTTGTGCGACTGGAAGATTACCTGCCAATATTGCAGGAGCTGAGCAATGACACGACCATCCCCAAATATGCGACACACCTGGTGTATATGAGCAGTGCGGACAATCCAAAGGAGATAGAGCATAAAATCATTTATTCGATATTGAACAAGAAGCCCAAGCGGGCAGATATATACTGGTTCGTGCATGTGGATGTAGTAGATGAGCCTTACCTGAGCGAGTATTCAGTACAGACGATCATCCCTAACGAGGTGATACGGGTAGAGTTCCGTTTAGGGTTCAAGGTAGAGCAGCGTATCAATCTGATGTTCCGGATGGTGGTGGAAGATATGGTGCGGAATAAGGAGGTGAACATTGTAAGCCGGTACGAGTCGTTGAGTAAGAACAATGTGGTAGGCGATTTCCAATTCATTGTGATGGAAAAATTCCTTTCTCACGATAATGACCTCCCGTTGTATGAGCGGATGGTGATGCGTAGTTATTTCTGGCTGAAGAAGGTGAGTTTGTCGGAGGAGAGAGGCTTCGGGCTGGATTCCAGCTATGTAACGATTGAAAAATATCCACTGGTGGTAGCGCCCGTTACCAACCTGCAGTTAAAACGTATTATACATTAG